In one window of uncultured Campylobacter sp. DNA:
- a CDS encoding ATP-binding cassette domain-containing protein — protein sequence MLKISNLRYEILRDVIISDFSLRLRAGEVKTLFGPSGCGKTSLLRLVCGLEDKKSGQIENGFKKISFLFQENRLLPNLTALKNIEIFSPAGMSEIYALAAKIGLSPSDLNKFPRELSGGMQKRTAFLRTILSGCDLALLDEPFVGLDRDLRGVLIEILVSKIEREGLACLLVTHDRFEATRLSYEIIELDPKGMGLRRVVRLDEPLSARDDRYEERVVSEQFGGVSYYE from the coding sequence ATGCTAAAAATTTCAAATCTGCGCTACGAAATTCTGCGCGACGTTATAATTTCCGATTTTTCGCTGCGGCTGCGTGCGGGCGAAGTAAAGACGCTTTTTGGCCCCAGCGGCTGCGGCAAGACCTCGCTTTTGCGGCTGGTCTGCGGGCTGGAGGATAAAAAAAGCGGGCAGATCGAAAACGGCTTTAAGAAAATCAGCTTTTTGTTTCAAGAAAACCGCCTGTTACCAAACCTCACGGCGCTTAAAAATATCGAAATTTTTAGCCCCGCGGGCATGAGCGAAATTTACGCCCTCGCCGCAAAGATCGGGCTAAGTCCGAGCGATCTGAATAAATTCCCGCGCGAGCTAAGCGGCGGCATGCAAAAGCGCACGGCATTTTTGCGCACGATCCTTAGCGGCTGCGATCTAGCGCTGCTTGATGAGCCGTTTGTGGGTCTGGATCGCGATCTGCGCGGCGTGCTGATCGAAATTTTAGTATCAAAGATCGAACGTGAGGGACTTGCCTGCCTTTTAGTGACCCACGACCGCTTCGAAGCTACACGCCTAAGCTACGAGATCATCGAGCTTGATCCCAAAGGGATGGGGCTTAGGCGCGTCGTGAGGCTTGATGAGCCGCTAAGCGCGCGCGACGATCGGTACGAAGAGCGCGTGGTAAGCGAGCAATTCGGGGGAGTGAGCTATTATGAGTAG
- the recJ gene encoding single-stranded-DNA-specific exonuclease RecJ yields the protein MLGKNEIREILKSRFANDRHTKISEIPLPCELKDTYKAALRIKTAIEENQRIAVVGDYDVDGIVSTVIMSDFFNQIGAEYVIKIPNRFTDGYGLNSEIIEELEDVDLIITVDNGTSATEAAEICAQKGIDLIITDHHMPPPVLPRAYAIINPKQPDCTFPNIEICGAQVAWYLVGALKETLGVNYDMASSMDILIIAIIADMMELRDMNRALLRFGIKRLNSSNRACFKAIKEHYFKKHFEFDDISYTIAPLINCTGRMDDATMSYNFLCAKNIREANHYLETINSINNSRKEEEKNLYDEIVKSVDPSDNVIVVWGPQWHEGIIGIVASRLSKTYKKPAIVFSVSDSRAKGSARSIGKFDILELISSQSEILTTFGGHKGAAGVGIDPALLQEFKRRVNERITPKDLSDFSAQDDLLGELDASQIDFELLEILEFYEPYGQKNPRPLFCIKGARARNIREIGKEGKHIKMALDKNGSSVEALFFNYDFLPRAGERVDVIFTISKNNFRGTITPELIIKELTPSES from the coding sequence ATGCTAGGTAAAAATGAGATAAGGGAAATTCTAAAATCGAGATTTGCGAACGATCGGCATACTAAAATTTCTGAAATTCCCTTACCCTGCGAGCTAAAGGATACCTATAAGGCGGCTTTGCGCATAAAAACTGCCATCGAAGAAAACCAGCGCATAGCCGTAGTCGGCGATTACGACGTCGACGGTATCGTAAGCACCGTCATAATGAGCGATTTTTTCAATCAAATAGGCGCGGAGTACGTTATTAAGATACCAAACCGCTTCACCGACGGATACGGGCTAAACAGCGAGATTATAGAAGAGCTTGAGGACGTAGATCTCATCATTACCGTAGATAACGGCACCTCCGCGACGGAAGCCGCCGAAATTTGCGCCCAAAAGGGGATCGATCTCATCATCACCGATCATCACATGCCCCCGCCCGTGCTGCCGAGAGCTTACGCGATAATCAATCCGAAGCAGCCTGACTGCACCTTCCCAAATATCGAAATTTGCGGCGCACAGGTAGCGTGGTATCTCGTAGGCGCGCTAAAAGAAACCCTCGGCGTAAACTACGATATGGCAAGCTCAATGGATATCCTCATTATCGCCATAATCGCCGATATGATGGAGCTACGCGATATGAACCGCGCGCTTTTGCGCTTCGGCATCAAGCGGCTAAATAGCTCAAACCGCGCCTGCTTCAAGGCGATTAAAGAGCATTATTTTAAAAAGCATTTCGAATTTGACGATATCAGCTACACGATCGCGCCGCTAATCAACTGCACGGGGCGGATGGACGATGCTACGATGTCGTATAACTTTTTATGCGCCAAAAATATCAGAGAGGCAAACCACTACCTAGAGACGATAAATTCGATCAACAACTCGCGCAAAGAGGAGGAGAAAAACCTCTACGACGAGATCGTAAAAAGCGTCGATCCGAGTGACAACGTCATCGTCGTGTGGGGTCCGCAGTGGCACGAAGGGATCATCGGCATCGTCGCAAGCCGCCTAAGCAAGACCTACAAAAAGCCCGCGATCGTCTTTAGCGTAAGCGACTCGCGCGCCAAAGGAAGCGCGCGCAGCATCGGTAAATTCGATATTTTAGAACTGATCTCCTCGCAAAGCGAAATTTTAACGACCTTCGGCGGGCACAAGGGCGCTGCGGGCGTGGGGATCGATCCTGCGCTACTTCAGGAGTTTAAGCGGCGCGTAAATGAGCGCATTACACCTAAGGATCTGAGCGATTTTAGCGCGCAAGACGATCTGCTGGGCGAGCTGGACGCGTCGCAGATAGATTTCGAGCTGCTTGAAATTTTAGAATTTTACGAGCCGTACGGGCAGAAAAATCCTCGCCCGCTCTTTTGTATCAAAGGCGCGCGCGCGCGCAATATCAGGGAGATCGGCAAGGAGGGCAAGCATATCAAAATGGCGCTTGATAAAAACGGCAGCAGCGTCGAGGCGCTGTTTTTCAACTACGACTTTTTGCCGCGCGCGGGCGAGCGGGTGGACGTGATCTTTACGATTAGCAAAAACAACTTCCGCGGCACGATCACGCCAGAGCTCATCATCAAGGAGCTAACCCCGAGCGAAAGCTAA
- a CDS encoding ribonucleoside-diphosphate reductase subunit alpha: MKVIKRNGRTEELDVSKIKKYTSEAVEGLENVSLSELEVDAKIQFRDMITTEEIQQTLIKTAVEKIDVDRPNWTFVAARLFLYDLYHKVTGFSGYNSLKDYFARGEAAGRIMLGLKEKYDLEDLNSYLQPQRDLQFNYLGIKTLYDRYLIKDKSGAPIELPQQMFMAIAMFLAQNELDCQSWAKKFYDLISKFEVMLATPTLSNARTTRHQLSSCYVGSTPDNIEGIFDSYKEMALLSKFGGGIGWDWCKVRAMGGSIDGHKNAAGGIIPFLKITNDIAVAVDQLGTRKGAIAVYIEPWHMDVSDFLDLRKNSGEERRRAHEIFPALWINDLFMKRLQSGGKWTLFDPAEVSDLSDLYGAEFQARYEQYEADDKISKSTILAKELWKKILTSYFETGMPFLCFKDNANRINPNAHQGIIRSSNLCTEIFQNTAPNHYKIKVVFADGSERLFEENEYVRTDAGIVKKAKKITALDALGGKEIFIVEKGCSEGATAVCNLASVNLSKINSREEIARVMPIAVRMLDNVIDLNFYPHAKVKHTNLKTRAIGLGVMGEAQMLAERGVKWGSYEHFELIDRIMENVSFNAIKASSNLAVEKGRYPDFTGSKWSEGIFPIDLANENAKTLVKRGGLFEQSSCDWGGLREKVKRDGMRNGYLMAIAPTSSISILVGTTQTIEPVYKRKWFEHNLSGMIPVVVPNLSPKTWQAYVPAYELDQRLLVKAGAIRQKWIDQGQSLNIFMSLDKASGGYLSEIYTLAWQLGLKSTYYLRSESPDSEKLNNVADRSIECEGCQ, translated from the coding sequence ATGAAAGTAATCAAACGCAACGGCAGAACCGAGGAACTTGACGTAAGCAAGATCAAAAAATACACGAGCGAGGCAGTGGAGGGGCTGGAAAACGTAAGCCTTAGCGAGCTTGAGGTGGACGCAAAGATCCAGTTTCGCGATATGATCACCACGGAGGAGATTCAGCAAACCCTCATCAAAACCGCAGTCGAGAAGATCGATGTGGATCGCCCGAACTGGACTTTCGTCGCCGCACGGTTATTTTTATACGATCTGTATCACAAAGTAACGGGCTTTAGCGGTTACAACAGCCTAAAAGATTACTTCGCTCGCGGCGAGGCGGCGGGTCGCATAATGCTTGGCTTAAAGGAAAAATACGATCTAGAGGATCTAAATTCTTATCTGCAGCCGCAGCGCGATTTGCAGTTTAACTACCTAGGCATCAAGACGCTTTACGATCGCTACCTCATCAAGGATAAAAGCGGTGCGCCGATCGAGCTTCCGCAGCAGATGTTTATGGCGATCGCGATGTTCCTTGCGCAAAACGAGCTTGATTGCCAGAGCTGGGCGAAGAAATTTTACGATCTCATATCTAAATTTGAAGTCATGCTCGCGACCCCTACGCTTTCAAACGCCCGCACGACGCGACATCAGCTAAGCAGCTGCTACGTGGGAAGCACGCCCGATAATATCGAGGGAATTTTCGATAGCTACAAAGAGATGGCGCTTCTGAGCAAATTCGGCGGCGGTATCGGCTGGGACTGGTGCAAGGTGCGCGCGATGGGCGGCAGCATTGACGGGCATAAAAACGCTGCGGGCGGCATCATTCCGTTTTTAAAGATCACGAACGACATCGCCGTCGCCGTCGATCAGCTGGGTACGCGCAAGGGCGCTATCGCCGTGTATATCGAGCCGTGGCATATGGACGTGAGCGACTTTTTAGATCTGCGCAAAAACTCGGGCGAGGAGAGGCGCCGCGCGCATGAAATTTTCCCCGCGCTGTGGATAAACGATCTGTTTATGAAAAGGCTTCAAAGCGGCGGCAAGTGGACGCTATTCGATCCTGCAGAAGTAAGCGATCTGAGCGATCTGTATGGCGCGGAATTTCAGGCGCGCTACGAGCAGTACGAGGCCGACGATAAAATTTCAAAATCTACGATCCTGGCAAAGGAGCTTTGGAAGAAAATTTTAACGAGTTATTTTGAGACGGGCATGCCATTTTTGTGCTTCAAAGATAACGCCAACCGCATCAATCCAAACGCGCATCAAGGCATAATCCGAAGCTCAAATTTATGCACTGAAATTTTTCAAAACACGGCGCCGAACCACTACAAAATCAAAGTCGTCTTTGCCGACGGCAGCGAGAGGCTGTTTGAGGAAAACGAATATGTAAGAACCGACGCGGGCATCGTAAAAAAGGCGAAAAAGATCACCGCGCTAGACGCGCTGGGCGGCAAAGAAATTTTTATCGTAGAAAAGGGCTGCAGCGAGGGCGCGACGGCGGTTTGCAACCTCGCAAGCGTAAATTTAAGCAAAATCAACAGCCGCGAGGAGATAGCTCGCGTGATGCCGATCGCCGTGCGGATGCTCGATAACGTCATCGATCTAAATTTTTACCCGCACGCCAAGGTCAAACACACTAATCTAAAAACGCGCGCGATAGGGCTCGGCGTAATGGGCGAGGCGCAGATGCTCGCCGAGCGCGGCGTGAAGTGGGGCAGCTACGAGCACTTCGAGCTGATCGATAGGATAATGGAAAACGTGAGCTTTAACGCGATCAAGGCAAGCTCAAATTTAGCCGTAGAAAAAGGCAGGTATCCTGATTTTACGGGCTCGAAGTGGAGCGAAGGAATTTTCCCGATCGATTTAGCGAACGAAAACGCCAAGACGCTCGTTAAGCGCGGCGGGCTTTTTGAGCAGAGCAGCTGCGACTGGGGCGGACTGCGCGAGAAAGTAAAGCGCGACGGCATGCGAAACGGCTATCTGATGGCAATCGCGCCGACATCGAGTATCAGCATACTCGTAGGCACCACGCAGACGATCGAGCCGGTGTATAAGCGCAAATGGTTCGAGCACAATCTAAGCGGTATGATCCCAGTCGTCGTGCCGAATTTAAGCCCGAAAACGTGGCAGGCGTACGTGCCTGCGTACGAGCTCGATCAGCGCCTGCTCGTAAAGGCGGGCGCCATCCGCCAAAAATGGATCGACCAAGGCCAGAGCCTAAATATCTTCATGAGCCTGGATAAGGCAAGCGGCGGCTATCTGAGCGAAATTTACACGCTTGCATGG
- a CDS encoding NnrS family protein, translating into MSRNFIFGARKQGDSAQNLNLRCSLGANKRGFGVHRDPCVCNHRLLLDARCDDFGACKHGFLQSIRCRDVGACGHRLLRDTKCYDFVACIDRLFRDIGRCDLSVSGYSLSQDAWHRRFIAPKYGLRSRLSCDYSVSVLLNGAVRCGFAAQNSSKSSRDMYCGSSASTYLRRVNANRDTRSRRDSSASASLRRSSNANDPLQRVSDRPARAACPHCRFGTNPDARLRCGFGADYFKNSGGISTRNFKNSARSLEAEPVQSFKNQNSAHGFSQNGRSAEPNSAQGFSQSIKNSEQNLPLNLLQSAKNSDQSQNSKPASAQSYAEPNSVQNFSQSTKNSDPNFKANSMQNQAGPVLPRDPKNPKPCGAQQQELGFYAPKFKDERARNFFSHPMRAFVLCACFFAALGALSFLAPDALAIDYVAAHKFYFLFLAPSCIYAAFLLTALPDWTNFEGSLKPVSLAFAACLIAAFIASFLNLRLAAAITGLFWAVFFIFAAWLLWLDKNSNNFSILAVLAAFCACSAAYGISGDEKFLLSFVHINVAAIAVVSYRISVVIGNEALREAGLSDAVFIPNFIYKNLAAFLAFALALATPFLSEPACGFIALGIGFLFLAKLRELHYAEILSRHYMAFYYALQAACAAGYLWLGWELIRGGYAAAPLHVIAICYMYGAILFVGMIAGQRHSGISPLNFPRLSRAALVLALSAGALRAVFAGESFILYVMIPSALFIAAVALYLINFIPIFLKNPFSADPD; encoded by the coding sequence ATGAGTAGAAATTTTATCTTTGGTGCGCGTAAGCAGGGAGACTCCGCACAAAATTTGAACTTACGTTGCAGCCTAGGTGCGAACAAGCGGGGCTTTGGCGTGCATCGCGATCCATGCGTATGCAACCACAGGCTTCTGTTGGACGCTAGATGCGACGATTTCGGCGCATGCAAGCATGGGTTCTTACAAAGTATTAGATGTCGCGATGTCGGTGCGTGCGGACACAGGCTCTTGCGAGATACTAAATGTTATGATTTCGTTGCTTGCATAGACAGGCTCTTTCGGGACATCGGGCGCTGCGATCTTAGCGTAAGCGGATATAGCCTTTCGCAGGACGCCTGGCACCGTCGTTTTATCGCACCAAAATATGGGCTGCGCAGCCGTTTGAGCTGCGATTATAGCGTGAGCGTGCTCTTGAACGGCGCAGTGCGCTGCGGTTTTGCAGCACAAAATTCGTCGAAATCTAGCAGAGATATGTACTGCGGCTCTAGCGCGAGTACTTACTTACGGCGCGTTAACGCAAACCGAGATACCCGCTCACGCCGTGACTCCAGCGCGAGTGCTAGCTTGCGACGCAGCTCTAACGCGAACGATCCTTTGCAGCGCGTATCCGACCGCCCCGCTCGTGCCGCCTGCCCGCATTGCAGATTTGGTACGAACCCAGACGCCCGTCTGCGTTGTGGATTTGGCGCAGATTATTTTAAAAATTCAGGCGGAATTTCTACGCGAAATTTCAAAAATTCCGCTCGCAGCTTGGAAGCGGAACCCGTGCAAAGTTTCAAAAATCAAAATTCCGCACATGGCTTCTCACAAAACGGCAGAAGCGCCGAGCCAAATTCTGCACAAGGCTTCTCGCAGAGCATTAAAAATTCCGAGCAAAATTTACCGCTAAACCTCTTACAAAGCGCCAAGAATTCCGATCAAAGTCAAAATTCCAAACCCGCCTCCGCGCAAAGCTATGCCGAGCCAAATTCTGTTCAAAACTTCTCGCAAAGCACTAAAAATTCCGATCCGAATTTCAAAGCTAATTCCATGCAAAATCAAGCAGGGCCCGTTTTGCCACGGGATCCCAAAAATCCGAAGCCGTGCGGGGCGCAGCAGCAAGAGCTAGGCTTTTACGCGCCTAAATTTAAAGATGAGCGCGCTAGGAATTTTTTCTCCCATCCGATGCGCGCTTTCGTTCTTTGCGCCTGCTTTTTTGCGGCGCTGGGCGCGCTTAGTTTTTTAGCGCCAGATGCGCTGGCGATCGATTACGTCGCCGCGCATAAGTTTTACTTTCTGTTTTTGGCGCCCTCGTGCATCTACGCAGCGTTTTTGCTTACCGCGCTGCCCGATTGGACGAACTTCGAGGGCTCGCTAAAGCCCGTCTCGCTTGCTTTTGCCGCCTGCCTGATCGCAGCTTTTATCGCGAGCTTTTTAAATTTGCGGCTTGCGGCTGCGATTACGGGGCTGTTTTGGGCGGTATTTTTCATCTTTGCGGCATGGCTTTTGTGGCTGGATAAAAACTCGAATAATTTTAGCATCCTGGCGGTCCTTGCGGCGTTTTGCGCCTGCTCTGCGGCCTATGGCATAAGCGGGGATGAGAAGTTTTTGCTTAGCTTCGTGCATATCAACGTCGCGGCGATCGCCGTCGTAAGCTACCGCATAAGCGTCGTCATCGGCAACGAAGCGTTAAGGGAGGCGGGGCTAAGCGACGCCGTTTTTATTCCAAATTTTATCTACAAAAATTTAGCCGCTTTCCTCGCCTTTGCCTTGGCGCTCGCGACGCCCTTTTTAAGCGAGCCGGCATGCGGATTTATCGCGCTTGGCATCGGGTTTTTGTTTTTGGCGAAGCTTCGCGAGCTACACTACGCCGAAATTCTAAGCCGCCACTATATGGCGTTTTACTACGCGTTGCAGGCTGCGTGCGCGGCGGGATACCTGTGGCTGGGTTGGGAGCTGATCCGCGGGGGATACGCTGCCGCGCCGCTGCACGTCATCGCGATCTGCTATATGTATGGAGCGATACTTTTCGTAGGGATGATCGCCGGACAGCGCCACAGCGGAATTTCGCCGCTAAATTTTCCGCGCCTAAGCCGCGCGGCGCTCGTTTTGGCTCTGAGCGCGGGAGCTTTAAGAGCCGTTTTTGCGGGCGAGAGCTTTATTTTATACGTGATGATCCCCTCGGCGCTTTTCATCGCCGCGGTCGCGCTATATCTGATAAATTTCATCCCGATCTTTCTGAAAAATCCTTTCAGCGCGGATCCGGATTGA
- a CDS encoding CTP synthase: MAKQTKYIFVTGGVLSSLGKGIAAASIATLLKHAGLKVRILKADPYINVDPGTMSPLEHGEVFVTDDGAETDLDLGHYERFLDENLSQDNNFTTGKVYSSVIEKERRGDYLGKTIQVIPHIVGEIVRRIKKAGEGNDVLIVEIGGTVGDIEGLPFLEAIRAMRVELGRVNTMNIHLTLVPFIKVAGELKTKPTQHSVGELRRIGISPDMIICRSEMPLNRALKDKIALSCGVDKNCVIESPDSASIYQIPLAFLKQDILTPIAETLSLNKLEVDMSNWDSLVKRVIVPTNETTIAFVGKYIDLKESYKSLTEGIIHAGATLDTRINLKWVDSEKIEAANVDEIFRDVNGILVAGGFGSRGIEGKILAINYARVHKVPFLGICLGMQLAMVEFARNVLKLKNANSSEFDPQTEDPVIYLIDSFIDASGKKQIRTHKSPMGGTMRLGGYDCDVKKGSLLGKIYGEQKTIRERHRHRYEANPKYRAEFEKHGLIVCGESDGLIEAVELKNHPFFLGVQFHPEFTSRLVRPNPAILGFIEASIKNAR; this comes from the coding sequence ATGGCAAAACAAACGAAATATATTTTCGTCACCGGCGGAGTGCTGAGCTCGCTGGGTAAGGGTATTGCGGCGGCGTCGATCGCGACGCTTTTAAAGCACGCTGGGCTTAAAGTGCGCATATTAAAGGCGGATCCTTATATCAACGTCGATCCGGGCACCATGAGCCCGCTGGAGCACGGAGAGGTTTTCGTCACCGACGACGGCGCGGAGACCGATCTGGATCTTGGGCATTATGAGCGGTTCTTGGATGAAAATTTAAGCCAAGACAACAACTTCACCACGGGCAAAGTTTACAGCTCCGTCATCGAAAAGGAGCGCAGAGGCGATTATCTGGGCAAGACGATCCAGGTGATCCCTCACATCGTAGGCGAGATCGTGCGCCGCATAAAAAAGGCGGGCGAGGGCAACGACGTGCTGATCGTCGAGATCGGCGGCACCGTGGGTGACATCGAGGGGTTGCCGTTTTTAGAGGCGATCCGCGCGATGAGAGTGGAGCTTGGTAGGGTAAATACGATGAATATCCACCTCACGCTCGTGCCTTTCATCAAGGTAGCTGGCGAACTCAAAACTAAGCCCACGCAGCACAGTGTAGGCGAGCTGCGCCGCATCGGTATCAGCCCCGATATGATAATCTGCCGCTCCGAAATGCCGCTAAATCGCGCACTTAAAGATAAGATCGCGCTAAGCTGCGGCGTGGATAAAAACTGCGTCATCGAAAGCCCGGATAGCGCGAGCATCTATCAGATCCCGCTTGCGTTTTTGAAACAGGATATTTTAACGCCGATCGCAGAGACCCTAAGCTTAAATAAACTCGAAGTCGATATGAGCAACTGGGACAGCCTCGTTAAGCGTGTCATCGTGCCTACGAACGAAACCACGATCGCCTTCGTCGGCAAATATATCGATCTGAAAGAAAGCTACAAATCCCTCACCGAGGGGATCATCCACGCTGGCGCGACGCTTGATACGCGGATAAACTTAAAGTGGGTAGATAGTGAAAAAATTGAAGCTGCAAATGTAGATGAAATTTTCCGAGACGTAAACGGAATTTTAGTCGCGGGCGGCTTCGGCTCGCGCGGGATAGAGGGTAAAATTTTAGCCATAAACTACGCGCGGGTGCATAAGGTGCCGTTTTTGGGCATCTGCCTGGGGATGCAGCTTGCGATGGTGGAGTTTGCGCGCAACGTCTTAAAATTAAAGAACGCTAACTCCTCGGAATTTGACCCGCAGACCGAAGATCCGGTGATCTACCTCATCGACAGCTTTATCGACGCAAGCGGCAAAAAGCAGATTCGCACGCACAAATCCCCTATGGGCGGCACTATGCGGTTGGGCGGCTATGACTGCGACGTCAAAAAAGGCTCGCTTTTGGGTAAAATTTACGGCGAGCAAAAAACCATCCGCGAGCGCCACCGCCACCGCTACGAAGCCAATCCGAAGTACCGCGCCGAGTTTGAAAAGCACGGTCTTATCGTCTGCGGCGAGAGCGACGGGCTTATCGAAGCGGTCGAGCTAAAAAACCATCCGTTTTTTCTGGGCGTGCAGTTTCACCCGGAATTTACCAGCCGTCTAGTGCGCCCAAATCCCGCTATTTTGGGCTTTATCGAAGCATCTATAAAAAATGCTAGGTAA
- a CDS encoding DUF945 family protein — protein MKKIIAALVLIVALIVGVFVATKDAKTGVAKSVNDSITKTVDGAVGKSASAAIEQQIAEFIARNEIFETKSAKFYPGDSNSSGFIEGVVKKEKLQKSLAEGFSKLKEKAGAQDSNDTDEPDPAKIFPEDFAFRYDYTIKHSVKNAADGFESDGILTIKTPYYAEPCKKLFKTDAPLSTHLNYGPTEVKFSAKLADINVLEDGGIGRLAGLSLNGTSDMSGKTIKALGFKIGEIFIDDGKDSGLDVKDLIYEANFKNGIQDLDDNITKLFLNDIDFAGSTKELVVTVDKQRFVVVTDMSTEGSYRVKDGILNFNESDKAQSLKIADVLVRNIHLGVDTSFSAALFEKYLSVISNPQEGEKLAENKELFMKLLKDDMKINVNDFSFENSLGKKFAFNASALVGGYIDETQLFKRMSLDGKATINTTITDFLSPYDSLRDFAPMAEVYGSQFLKPDGDGVKMEFSFDKASNSMILNGKPIPLPRN, from the coding sequence ATGAAAAAGATCATCGCGGCTTTAGTGCTCATCGTAGCGCTTATAGTGGGCGTTTTTGTAGCGACAAAGGACGCTAAAACGGGAGTAGCTAAAAGTGTAAACGATAGCATAACCAAAACGGTTGACGGTGCGGTCGGCAAGAGTGCCAGCGCGGCGATTGAGCAGCAGATTGCGGAATTTATCGCTAGAAACGAAATTTTCGAGACTAAGAGCGCTAAATTTTATCCCGGAGATAGCAACTCAAGCGGCTTTATCGAAGGCGTAGTAAAAAAAGAGAAACTACAAAAAAGCCTTGCTGAGGGCTTTAGCAAGCTAAAGGAAAAAGCAGGCGCGCAAGATAGCAACGATACGGACGAGCCAGATCCTGCTAAAATTTTCCCGGAGGATTTTGCTTTTCGCTATGACTACACTATTAAGCATAGCGTAAAAAACGCTGCGGATGGATTTGAGAGCGACGGAATTTTAACAATTAAGACACCATATTACGCGGAGCCTTGCAAGAAGCTGTTTAAGACTGACGCGCCGCTTAGCACGCATCTAAACTACGGACCTACAGAGGTTAAATTTAGCGCAAAGCTAGCCGATATAAATGTGCTCGAAGATGGCGGAATAGGACGTCTTGCAGGCCTTAGTCTAAATGGCACAAGCGATATGAGCGGTAAAACGATAAAAGCCTTGGGTTTTAAAATCGGTGAAATTTTTATAGACGACGGCAAGGATTCAGGGCTTGATGTGAAGGATCTTATCTATGAGGCAAACTTTAAAAACGGTATCCAAGATCTAGACGATAATATAACTAAGCTCTTTTTGAATGACATAGATTTTGCAGGCAGCACAAAAGAGCTCGTCGTAACTGTAGATAAACAGCGCTTCGTCGTAGTTACGGATATGAGCACAGAAGGTAGCTATCGCGTAAAAGATGGAATTTTAAATTTCAACGAAAGCGATAAAGCCCAAAGCCTAAAAATCGCCGATGTGCTAGTGCGAAACATCCATTTAGGCGTCGATACCAGCTTTAGCGCCGCACTTTTCGAAAAATATCTGTCTGTTATCTCAAATCCGCAAGAAGGCGAAAAATTAGCGGAAAATAAAGAGCTTTTTATGAAGCTGCTAAAAGATGATATGAAAATCAACGTGAATGATTTTTCGTTTGAAAATAGCCTCGGTAAGAAATTTGCTTTTAACGCAAGCGCGCTAGTAGGCGGCTACATCGACGAGACGCAGCTTTTTAAGCGTATGAGCTTGGACGGCAAAGCTACGATAAATACGACCATCACGGACTTCCTATCGCCTTATGACAGCCTGCGCGATTTTGCGCCGATGGCGGAAGTTTACGGCTCGCAGTTTCTTAAGCCTGATGGAGATGGAGTTAAGATGGAGTTTAGCTTCGATAAGGCAAGCAACTCTATGATCTTAAACGGCAAACCTATCCCACTACCGCGCAACTAA
- a CDS encoding cupin domain-containing protein, whose protein sequence is MQHIKNIDAAKAVELASLVEVSPHKVISRTLAQNPALNMTLFAFDGGEEISSHKSDGDAFVYVLEGEGDFTIDGQKHRVKAGQSIVMPAGLPHAISAPVPFKWFLVVVF, encoded by the coding sequence ATGCAACACATCAAAAATATCGACGCCGCTAAGGCCGTAGAGCTTGCTTCGCTAGTCGAAGTATCCCCTCATAAGGTGATTTCGCGCACCCTTGCGCAAAATCCTGCGCTGAATATGACGCTTTTCGCCTTCGACGGCGGCGAGGAGATCAGCTCGCACAAATCCGACGGCGACGCGTTCGTTTATGTGCTTGAGGGCGAGGGCGATTTCACGATCGACGGGCAGAAGCACCGCGTAAAAGCGGGGCAAAGCATCGTCATGCCTGCGGGCTTGCCGCACGCGATCTCCGCGCCGGTGCCGTTTAAGTGGTTTTTAGTGGTGGTTTTTTAA